A window from Streptomyces sp. NBC_00299 encodes these proteins:
- the arfB gene encoding alternative ribosome rescue aminoacyl-tRNA hydrolase ArfB has product MYGMSGPYVIRGSVSLPEAELMWRFSRSSGPGGQHVNTSDSQVELRFDLASTAALPEVWKQRALERLASRLVDGVLTVRSSEHRSQWRNRETAAVRLAALLAEATAPPPKPRTPTRIPRGINERRLREKKQRSETKRGRTGRGWT; this is encoded by the coding sequence ATGTACGGCATGTCTGGTCCGTACGTCATCCGTGGCTCCGTCTCCCTGCCCGAGGCCGAGCTCATGTGGCGTTTCTCGCGATCGAGCGGCCCCGGGGGCCAGCACGTCAACACCAGTGACTCCCAGGTCGAGCTGCGGTTCGACCTGGCGAGCACGGCCGCGCTGCCCGAGGTGTGGAAGCAGCGGGCGCTGGAGCGGCTGGCCTCGCGCCTCGTCGACGGTGTCCTCACCGTCCGCTCCTCCGAGCACCGCTCCCAGTGGCGCAACCGCGAGACCGCCGCCGTCCGCCTCGCCGCCCTCCTCGCCGAGGCGACGGCCCCGCCACCGAAGCCGCGCACACCGACCCGCATCCCCCGCGGCATCAACGAACGCCGGCTGAGGGAGAAGAAGCAGCGCTCGGAGACCAAGCGGGGGCGAACGGGGCGGGGCTGGACGTAG
- a CDS encoding FAD-dependent oxidoreductase gives MHRITVIGGGFAGLTAAITAAEAGAKVTVYEAHHTLGGRARTAEGPYRTNEGPHALYSGGPHWAWLKQRDLIGPLAPIPPLEAARLRLRHRGVLRRTPPFAMLKLLRRGLPQAPVDVDFMTWATGIAGDEGARAAAHYSAVALFHHDPGALSAAFVQERLRRATKLPPEAHYPRGGWATMIDRMAARAWNLGVRMETLSRIDSLDDLTTDAPVVVATSLDAARRLLGDDSLTWTSGRTALIDLAVRTRRGDAFAVSDLDGTGWLERFTAQDRSLAPTGEQLIQGQIPIAPHESRAAGIERAEQLLDLGFPGWRERVTWRRESVASGRTGAVDLPGTSWRDRPAVDRGDGLYLAGDQVAAPGVLSEVSFNSALAAVSLALGRNALDLKQA, from the coding sequence ATGCACCGCATCACCGTCATCGGCGGCGGCTTCGCCGGACTCACCGCGGCCATCACCGCCGCCGAGGCGGGCGCCAAGGTCACCGTGTACGAAGCCCACCACACCCTCGGCGGGCGGGCGCGGACCGCCGAGGGGCCGTACCGGACGAACGAAGGACCGCACGCCCTCTACAGCGGAGGCCCGCACTGGGCCTGGCTCAAGCAGCGGGACCTCATCGGGCCGCTCGCGCCGATCCCGCCCCTGGAGGCGGCCCGGCTGCGGCTGCGGCACCGGGGCGTCCTGCGCCGGACTCCGCCGTTCGCCATGCTGAAGCTGCTGCGGCGGGGCCTGCCGCAGGCGCCCGTGGACGTCGACTTCATGACCTGGGCCACCGGCATCGCCGGCGACGAGGGCGCCCGTGCCGCCGCGCACTACTCCGCCGTCGCGCTGTTCCACCACGACCCCGGCGCCCTGTCGGCCGCGTTCGTGCAGGAACGGCTGCGCCGGGCCACCAAGTTGCCGCCGGAGGCGCACTACCCGCGCGGCGGCTGGGCGACCATGATCGACCGGATGGCGGCCCGGGCGTGGAACCTCGGGGTGCGGATGGAGACCCTCTCCCGCATCGACAGCCTCGACGACCTGACGACCGACGCGCCCGTCGTCGTCGCGACCTCCCTCGACGCCGCCCGCCGCCTCCTCGGCGACGACTCGCTGACGTGGACCAGCGGGCGTACGGCACTCATCGACCTCGCCGTGCGCACCCGGCGCGGGGACGCCTTCGCCGTCTCCGATCTCGACGGGACGGGGTGGCTGGAGCGGTTCACCGCGCAGGACCGGTCGCTGGCGCCGACCGGTGAGCAGCTGATCCAGGGGCAGATCCCGATCGCCCCGCACGAGAGCAGGGCCGCCGGCATCGAGCGCGCCGAGCAGCTCCTCGACCTCGGTTTCCCCGGCTGGCGCGAGCGGGTCACCTGGCGGCGCGAGTCCGTGGCGAGCGGCCGTACCGGCGCCGTCGACCTGCCCGGCACCAGCTGGCGCGACCGTCCGGCCGTCGACCGGGGCGACGGGCTCTACCTGGCGGGTGACCAGGTCGCCGCTCCCGGCGTCCTGTCCGAGGTCTCCTTCAACAGCGCGCTCGCGGCCGTCTCCCTGGCCCTCGGCCGGAACGCCCTTGACCTCAAGCAAGCTTGA
- a CDS encoding bifunctional GNAT family N-acetyltransferase/NUDIX hydrolase yields the protein MILDPLPLSPDHDIPAPLLTELTALYASNREFHALSGEFPDPDDVRPEQVAAALADELANPDVEVLLARSAGQLVGIVITLGRHPDPSDPDPWIGLLMVDASAQRQGHGRRLAALVEDRLRAAGRTAVRLAVLDNNPGAIAFWTALDYEVIGYGEDLQLGRACTVLRKPLIDPDSAPRTPRQAARVAVLDPEGSVFMFRYDNVEVGVHWALPGGGLEEDETPEEGALRELREETGWTDLELGPLLCTWEHDFTHSGTPVRQHEHIYVTRGPHRDPTGPGLPAAHAADGILTWQWWTRADLAKAPEPLWPPDLARLLDEWEAGGEA from the coding sequence GTGATCCTCGACCCGCTCCCCCTCAGCCCCGACCACGACATCCCGGCCCCGCTCCTCACCGAACTCACCGCGCTGTACGCCTCCAACCGTGAGTTCCACGCGCTCAGCGGCGAGTTCCCGGACCCGGACGACGTACGGCCCGAGCAGGTGGCGGCCGCGCTGGCCGACGAGTTGGCCAACCCTGACGTGGAGGTCCTGCTGGCCCGCAGTGCAGGGCAGCTGGTCGGGATCGTGATCACGCTCGGCCGGCACCCGGACCCGTCCGACCCCGATCCGTGGATCGGCCTGCTGATGGTGGACGCGAGCGCCCAACGCCAGGGGCACGGACGCCGCTTGGCCGCCCTCGTCGAGGACCGCCTGCGCGCCGCGGGCCGTACGGCCGTACGCCTCGCCGTCCTCGACAACAACCCCGGCGCCATCGCCTTCTGGACCGCCCTCGACTACGAGGTCATCGGCTACGGCGAGGACCTCCAGCTCGGCCGCGCCTGCACGGTCCTGCGCAAGCCGCTCATCGATCCCGACAGCGCCCCGCGCACCCCGCGCCAGGCCGCCCGAGTCGCCGTACTCGACCCGGAGGGCTCGGTCTTCATGTTCCGGTACGACAACGTCGAGGTCGGTGTCCACTGGGCCCTGCCCGGCGGCGGCCTGGAGGAGGACGAGACACCCGAGGAGGGCGCCCTGCGCGAGCTGCGCGAGGAGACCGGCTGGACCGACCTCGAATTGGGCCCCCTGCTCTGCACCTGGGAGCACGATTTCACCCACTCCGGCACCCCGGTCCGCCAACACGAGCACATCTACGTCACCCGTGGCCCGCACCGGGACCCGACCGGCCCCGGCCTCCCCGCAGCCCACGCCGCCGACGGCATCCTCACCTGGCAGTGGTGGACCCGAGCAGACCTCGCCAAGGCCCCGGAACCCCTGTGGCCCCCGGACCTGGCCCGTCTGCTGGACGAGTGGGAAGCGGGCGGGGAGGCCTGA
- a CDS encoding NAD(P)/FAD-dependent oxidoreductase, translating to MSSSVNGAVNGAISFWYAHDGLPSVREPLAGDTSADVVIVGGGYTGLWTAYYLKKAVPFLRITVLEQKFCGYGASGRNGGWLYNGIAGRDRYAKLHGHEAAVRLQRAMNDTVDEVVRAAAEEGIDAGIHKGGVLEVARTPAQLARLKEFYAHELSYGEKDRELYGARETAERIRVADAVGSTWTPHGARLHPVKLVKGLAAAVEALGVTIHELTPVTEIRPKHAVTPYGTVRAPYVLRCTEGFTAGLKGQRRTWLPMNSSMIATEPLSPEQWESVGWAGLETLGDMAHAYMYAQRTADGRIALGGRGVPYRFGSRTDNDGRTQPETIEALREILVGFFPALAGVRVDHAWSGVLGVPRDWCATVTLDRSTGIGWAGGYVGSGVATANLAARTLRDLVQLDSGQGLQTELIDLPWVGHKVRKWEPEPFRWLGVQGLYATYRAADRRERVSGAGESSRLARAADRVAGRH from the coding sequence ATGAGCAGCTCGGTCAACGGTGCCGTGAACGGCGCCATCTCCTTCTGGTACGCGCACGACGGCCTCCCCTCGGTGCGTGAGCCGCTCGCGGGGGACACCTCCGCGGACGTGGTGATCGTCGGCGGCGGGTACACGGGACTGTGGACGGCGTACTACCTCAAGAAGGCCGTCCCCTTCCTGCGGATCACCGTCCTGGAACAGAAGTTCTGCGGCTACGGCGCCTCCGGGCGCAACGGCGGCTGGCTGTACAACGGCATCGCGGGCCGCGACCGGTACGCGAAGCTGCACGGCCACGAGGCCGCCGTACGGCTGCAGCGCGCCATGAACGACACCGTCGACGAGGTCGTACGGGCCGCCGCGGAAGAGGGCATCGACGCCGGCATCCACAAGGGCGGGGTGCTCGAAGTCGCGCGTACGCCGGCCCAGTTGGCGCGGCTGAAGGAGTTTTACGCGCACGAGCTGTCGTACGGCGAGAAGGACCGCGAGCTGTACGGCGCCCGCGAGACCGCCGAGCGGATCCGGGTGGCCGACGCCGTCGGGTCGACGTGGACGCCGCACGGCGCGCGTCTGCACCCCGTCAAGCTGGTCAAGGGTCTCGCGGCGGCCGTCGAGGCGCTGGGCGTGACGATCCACGAGCTGACGCCGGTCACGGAGATCCGGCCCAAGCACGCGGTCACCCCGTACGGCACCGTCCGTGCGCCCTACGTCCTGCGCTGCACCGAGGGCTTCACGGCGGGTCTCAAGGGCCAGCGGCGGACCTGGCTGCCGATGAACTCGTCGATGATCGCCACCGAGCCGCTGTCGCCGGAGCAGTGGGAGTCGGTGGGCTGGGCGGGTCTGGAGACGCTCGGCGACATGGCGCACGCCTACATGTACGCGCAGCGCACCGCCGACGGGCGGATCGCGCTGGGCGGGCGCGGGGTGCCGTACCGCTTCGGCTCGCGCACCGACAACGACGGCCGTACGCAGCCCGAGACCATCGAGGCCCTGCGGGAGATCCTCGTCGGGTTCTTCCCGGCACTGGCCGGGGTGCGCGTCGACCACGCCTGGTCGGGCGTCCTGGGCGTACCGCGCGACTGGTGCGCCACCGTCACGCTGGACCGGTCGACGGGGATCGGCTGGGCGGGCGGCTACGTCGGCTCGGGCGTGGCCACCGCCAACCTCGCCGCGCGCACGCTCCGCGATCTCGTCCAACTGGACTCCGGACAGGGCCTGCAGACCGAACTGATCGACCTGCCCTGGGTCGGGCACAAGGTCCGCAAGTGGGAGCCGGAGCCGTTCCGGTGGCTCGGTGTGCAGGGCCTGTACGCCACCTACCGGGCCGCCGACCGGCGGGAGCGGGTGAGCGGGGCGGGGGAGTCGTCGCGGCTGGCCCGGGCGGCGGACCGGGTGGCCGGGCGGCACTGA
- a CDS encoding M1 family metallopeptidase, with translation MSRSVPVVPAIACGVLALVLTACGGVHGTPGASGVRDPYFPKAGNGGYDVTHYDLDLAYDPDDRRLTGTAEITARAGKDLSAFDLDLKGMDVERVTVEGERARWSRSGQEVVVRPRDELGEGETFRLTVRYSGTPQTITDPDGSEEGWLPTADGALALGEPTGSMAWFPGNHHPSDKASYDIAVTVPKGLQVVSNGELAERTTGGGRTTFHWRAAEPMASYVATLAIGDYDIRRSSVPGAAGSALPVYTAVAPSQARSSREVLARLPEIVEWAEYNFGPYPFSSTGAIVARENASAYALETQNRPVFPGAPGTELLVHELAHQWFGNSVTPESWRDMWLNEGFATYAEWLWQEDNGGDSAQETFDALYDHGEDEYEDLWSFPPAKPRSAAHISGEPVYQRGAMVLHKIRQAVGDDTFYDIVQGWTAEHRHGNADTGDFTAYVEKTAPDEDFTSVWEDWLYGDGKPEQP, from the coding sequence GTGTCCCGTTCCGTGCCTGTTGTTCCGGCCATCGCCTGTGGTGTGCTCGCCCTCGTGCTCACCGCGTGCGGCGGCGTCCACGGCACCCCCGGTGCTTCCGGTGTGCGCGACCCGTACTTCCCCAAGGCCGGCAACGGCGGCTACGACGTCACGCACTACGACCTCGACCTCGCCTACGACCCCGACGACCGCCGCCTCACCGGCACCGCCGAGATCACCGCACGTGCCGGCAAGGACCTCTCCGCCTTCGACCTCGATCTGAAGGGCATGGACGTCGAGCGGGTCACGGTGGAGGGCGAGCGTGCCCGCTGGAGCCGTAGCGGCCAGGAGGTCGTCGTCCGGCCGCGCGACGAGCTCGGCGAGGGCGAGACCTTCCGGCTCACCGTCCGCTACTCCGGCACCCCGCAGACCATCACCGACCCGGACGGCTCGGAGGAGGGGTGGCTCCCCACCGCCGACGGTGCGCTCGCGCTCGGCGAGCCGACGGGGTCCATGGCGTGGTTCCCCGGCAACCACCACCCGTCCGACAAGGCGTCGTACGACATCGCGGTGACCGTCCCCAAGGGGCTCCAGGTGGTCTCCAACGGTGAGTTGGCCGAGCGGACCACCGGCGGCGGCCGTACGACGTTCCACTGGCGCGCCGCCGAGCCGATGGCGAGTTACGTGGCCACGCTCGCCATCGGGGACTACGACATCCGCCGCTCCAGCGTGCCGGGCGCGGCCGGCAGCGCGCTGCCCGTCTACACCGCCGTCGCCCCCTCCCAGGCCCGCTCCAGCCGTGAAGTCCTGGCCCGGCTCCCCGAGATCGTGGAGTGGGCCGAGTACAACTTCGGTCCCTACCCCTTCTCCTCCACCGGCGCGATCGTCGCCCGCGAGAACGCCTCCGCCTACGCCCTGGAGACCCAGAACCGGCCCGTCTTTCCCGGCGCCCCCGGCACCGAACTGCTCGTCCACGAGCTGGCCCACCAGTGGTTCGGGAACTCCGTGACGCCGGAGAGCTGGCGGGACATGTGGCTGAACGAGGGCTTCGCCACGTACGCGGAGTGGCTGTGGCAGGAAGACAACGGCGGCGACAGTGCGCAGGAGACCTTCGACGCCCTGTACGACCACGGCGAGGACGAGTACGAGGACCTCTGGTCCTTCCCGCCCGCCAAGCCCAGGAGCGCCGCGCACATCTCCGGTGAACCGGTCTACCAGCGTGGCGCGATGGTGCTCCACAAGATCCGCCAGGCCGTCGGCGACGACACCTTCTACGACATCGTCCAGGGCTGGACGGCCGAACACCGGCACGGGAACGCGGACACCGGGGACTTCACCGCGTACGTGGAGAAGACGGCCCCGGACGAGGACTTCACGTCCGTCTGGGAGGACTGGCTGTACGGGGACGGAAAGCCCGAGCAACCGTGA
- a CDS encoding pentapeptide repeat-containing protein, with translation MARRAMGAGGGSGGAGGPGRGGGVKRARRPEVRLPRLEPFRDGELEPDGDYDGLEFREEDLTGQDGGGARFMDCALRGCALDETRLHHARILDSVLTGPRGVGTDLAESTLRDVELVDARLGGVQLHGAVLERVVIRGGKIDYLNLRKAKLRDVVFEGCVLVEPDFGGARLERVEFVDCALKGADLTGVTLTDVDLRRAGELDITRGVERLAGAVISPSQLLDLAPVLAAAVGVRVEADE, from the coding sequence ATGGCGAGGCGAGCGATGGGTGCGGGCGGCGGTTCCGGCGGGGCGGGCGGTCCGGGCAGGGGCGGCGGCGTGAAGCGCGCGCGGCGGCCCGAGGTGCGGCTGCCGCGGCTGGAGCCGTTCCGGGACGGGGAGTTGGAGCCGGACGGGGACTACGACGGCCTGGAGTTCCGGGAGGAGGACCTCACCGGACAGGACGGCGGGGGCGCCCGCTTCATGGACTGCGCGCTGCGGGGCTGCGCCCTGGACGAGACGAGACTGCACCACGCCCGCATCCTCGACTCGGTCCTCACGGGCCCGCGCGGTGTCGGGACCGACCTCGCCGAGTCGACCCTGCGCGATGTGGAACTGGTGGACGCCCGGCTGGGCGGGGTGCAGCTGCACGGGGCGGTGCTGGAGCGGGTCGTGATCCGCGGCGGCAAGATCGACTACCTGAACCTGCGCAAGGCCAAGCTCAGAGACGTCGTCTTCGAGGGGTGCGTCCTGGTCGAGCCGGACTTCGGGGGTGCCCGGCTGGAGCGGGTGGAGTTCGTGGACTGCGCGCTGAAGGGGGCGGACCTCACCGGGGTGACCCTGACGGACGTGGACCTGCGCAGGGCGGGCGAGCTGGACATCACGCGGGGGGTGGAGCGGTTGGCCGGGGCGGTGATCAGCCCTTCGCAGCTGCTGGATCTGGCGCCGGTGCTGGCGGCGGCGGTGGGGGTGCGGGTGGAGGCTGACGAGTAG
- a CDS encoding TerD family protein, producing the protein MAVSLSKGGNVSLTKEAPGLTAVTVGLGWDVRTTTGTDFDLDASAIAVNPTGKVYSDGHFVFFNNKQTPDQTIVHTGDNRTGEGAGDDEAINVNLAGLPADVDKIVFPVSIYDAENRSQNFGQVRNAYIRIVNQAGGAEIARYDLSEDAATETAMVFGELYRNGAEWKFRAVGQGYASGLVGIAQDFGVNV; encoded by the coding sequence ATGGCTGTAAGCCTGTCCAAGGGTGGCAACGTCTCGCTCACCAAGGAGGCACCGGGCCTGACCGCCGTCACCGTGGGCCTCGGCTGGGACGTCCGCACCACCACCGGCACGGACTTCGACCTCGACGCCTCGGCGATCGCGGTCAACCCCACGGGCAAGGTCTACTCGGACGGACACTTCGTCTTCTTCAACAACAAGCAGACCCCGGACCAGACCATCGTCCACACCGGTGACAACCGCACCGGCGAGGGCGCGGGCGACGACGAGGCGATCAACGTCAACCTGGCCGGCCTCCCGGCCGACGTCGACAAGATCGTCTTCCCGGTCTCGATCTACGACGCGGAGAACCGCTCGCAGAACTTCGGCCAGGTCCGCAACGCCTACATCCGCATCGTCAACCAGGCCGGCGGGGCCGAGATCGCCCGCTACGACCTGTCCGAGGACGCGGCCACCGAGACCGCCATGGTCTTCGGCGAGCTCTACCGCAACGGCGCCGAGTGGAAGTTCCGCGCCGTCGGCCAGGGCTACGCCTCGGGCCTGGTGGGCATCGCGCAGGACTTCGGCGTGAACGTCTGA
- a CDS encoding GNAT family N-acetyltransferase, which translates to MTSTTSAPRLEEITPANFEAATGIRVRPEQEFAVSPVMQSLAEAYAHPAGVAWPRLIVDGGRPVGFLMAFFDIDWRGDGSLLRSGLWRLNIAADEQGRGYGRFAVESVAAELRRRGDRQLYVTWHPGENGPEGFYLSLGFRPNGETSEGETVGVLELDRTGTAPAGSA; encoded by the coding sequence ATGACGTCGACCACTTCCGCGCCGCGCCTCGAAGAAATCACACCCGCGAACTTCGAGGCCGCCACCGGCATACGCGTTCGCCCTGAACAGGAATTCGCGGTCTCGCCGGTGATGCAGTCCCTGGCCGAGGCGTACGCCCACCCCGCGGGCGTCGCCTGGCCCCGCCTGATCGTCGACGGCGGCCGCCCGGTGGGGTTCCTGATGGCCTTCTTCGACATCGACTGGCGCGGCGACGGCAGCCTCCTGCGCTCCGGGCTGTGGCGGCTGAACATCGCCGCGGACGAACAGGGCCGGGGGTACGGCCGGTTCGCGGTCGAGTCGGTGGCCGCGGAGCTCCGCCGCCGGGGCGACAGGCAGCTGTACGTCACCTGGCACCCCGGCGAGAACGGCCCTGAGGGCTTCTATCTGAGCCTCGGCTTCCGCCCCAACGGCGAGACGAGCGAGGGCGAGACGGTGGGCGTGCTGGAGCTGGACCGCACCGGCACCGCGCCGGCTGGATCGGCCTGA
- a CDS encoding zinc-binding dehydrogenase, translating into MHAIRLHTFGPAENLAHEQVADPVPGPGQVRIAVAAAGVHLLDTALRQGIQGPAPEPPALPTIPGREVAGVIESLGEGVARLWLGKRVVAHLGFAPGGYAELAVTDVDRVHEIPENLDFAEAVAMIGTGRTAMGILQFAELGPEAVALVPAAAGGIGTLLVQYAKNAGAVVVGLAGGPEKAARVRDNGADLAVDYTDPAWPGKVRAFLGGRGATVVFDGVGGDVARECVALLAPGGRHLVFGWSGQGLHDGEPHLVDGVSENVLGPAMLRRAGGPNPVQTLELRALAEAAAGRLTPAVQRFPLAEAAAAHRALETRATTGKVVLEP; encoded by the coding sequence ATGCACGCCATCCGACTGCACACCTTCGGCCCGGCCGAGAACCTCGCCCACGAGCAGGTCGCCGATCCCGTGCCAGGCCCCGGCCAGGTCCGGATCGCCGTGGCGGCGGCCGGCGTCCACCTGCTCGACACGGCCCTGCGCCAGGGCATCCAGGGCCCGGCGCCCGAGCCGCCGGCGCTGCCCACGATCCCCGGCCGTGAGGTCGCCGGAGTCATCGAGTCCCTCGGTGAGGGCGTCGCGCGGCTCTGGCTCGGCAAGCGCGTGGTCGCCCACCTCGGATTCGCCCCGGGCGGCTATGCCGAACTCGCCGTCACGGACGTCGACCGCGTCCACGAGATCCCGGAGAACCTCGACTTCGCGGAGGCCGTCGCCATGATCGGCACGGGGCGTACGGCGATGGGGATCCTGCAGTTCGCCGAGCTCGGCCCGGAGGCCGTGGCCCTGGTCCCGGCGGCGGCCGGCGGCATCGGCACGCTGCTCGTGCAGTACGCGAAGAACGCCGGCGCCGTCGTCGTGGGGCTGGCCGGGGGACCGGAGAAGGCGGCCCGGGTACGGGACAACGGCGCCGATCTCGCCGTCGACTACACGGACCCGGCGTGGCCCGGGAAGGTCCGCGCCTTCCTGGGCGGCCGGGGTGCCACGGTCGTCTTCGACGGCGTCGGCGGCGACGTGGCCCGCGAGTGCGTCGCCCTGCTCGCGCCGGGCGGCAGGCACCTCGTCTTCGGCTGGTCCGGCCAAGGCCTGCACGACGGTGAGCCCCACCTGGTCGACGGCGTCTCCGAGAACGTCCTCGGCCCCGCGATGCTGCGCCGGGCCGGCGGCCCCAACCCCGTGCAGACCCTCGAACTGCGCGCTCTCGCCGAGGCCGCCGCGGGCCGACTCACCCCGGCCGTGCAGCGCTTCCCGCTCGCCGAGGCCGCGGCCGCGCACCGCGCCCTCGAAACCCGTGCGACCACCGGAAAGGTGGTGCTGGAGCCGTGA
- a CDS encoding flavin reductase family protein, whose product MPNTSPPAPPVTAVLPASRSAAGHAEGVSNDEFRAAMSRLAAGVVLVTALEPPLDPDDPHAPVGEDVGMTATAFMSVSLDPPLVLVSVREGSRMDDLLDEQPLWAVSVLAESQRHIAGRFAMKGRVSDRLLFADIPYVRGEETGAPLVGGALATLECRTEQRVTAGDHTLVIGRVLSASLPSANGGPLTYFRGRYRQLG is encoded by the coding sequence GTGCCGAACACTTCACCGCCCGCGCCGCCCGTGACCGCCGTCCTCCCCGCCTCGCGCAGCGCCGCCGGGCATGCTGAGGGAGTGAGCAACGACGAGTTCCGTGCCGCCATGTCGCGGCTGGCCGCCGGTGTGGTCCTGGTGACCGCCCTGGAGCCGCCGCTGGACCCGGACGACCCGCACGCACCCGTCGGCGAGGACGTCGGCATGACGGCCACGGCGTTCATGTCAGTGTCCCTGGACCCGCCGTTGGTCCTGGTCAGCGTGCGCGAGGGGTCCCGCATGGACGACCTGCTCGACGAGCAGCCGCTGTGGGCGGTATCGGTCCTCGCCGAGAGCCAGCGCCACATCGCCGGCCGCTTCGCCATGAAGGGCCGCGTCAGCGACCGCCTGCTGTTCGCCGACATCCCGTACGTCCGCGGCGAGGAGACCGGCGCCCCGCTCGTGGGCGGCGCCCTGGCCACCCTGGAGTGCCGCACCGAGCAGCGCGTGACGGCAGGCGACCACACTCTGGTGATCGGCCGCGTCCTGTCGGCCTCTCTGCCGAGTGCGAACGGGGGGCCGCTTACGTATTTCCGGGGCCGTTACCGGCAGTTGGGATGA